A portion of the Thunnus albacares chromosome 5, fThuAlb1.1, whole genome shotgun sequence genome contains these proteins:
- the LOC122982942 gene encoding myoD family inhibitor domain-containing protein 2-like: MTTPSQSPVNDVDCIQLEKIRDHVSDGNTPVTGFPPRKTMGKLVSEVPRLSTISEQELDKPDIDPSSYDPLGGSEWGGSTFSMCSDKFKNSSSRFSSDDSYQPDTGDDCAGLLLACLHCRFYELMVLLPDTCERAVSRCFPSFKYITASSEMDQQGKDGLSSKLDVDCNCCSSCRDISDLLELAMEVSEMCYR; the protein is encoded by the exons ATGACAACTCCCTCACAGTCTCCTGTGAATGATGTGGATTGTATCCAGCTTGAGAAAATAAGGGACCATGTCTCTGATG GGAACACACCAGTAACAGGCTTTCCACCTAGAAAGACAATGGGCAAGTTGGTCAGTGAGGTACCCCGACTGAGCACCATCTCCGAGCAAGAACTAGACAAGCCGGATATTGATCCCAGCTCCTATGATCCCCTTGGTGGCAGTGAATGGGGTGGATCCACTTTCTCCATGTGTTCTGACAAGTTTAAGAACAGCAGCAGCCGTTTTTCCTCTGATGACTCATACCAGCCAGACACCGGAG ATGACTGTGCAGGACTTCTGCTCGCTTGTCTGCATTGTCGTTTCTATGAGTTAATGGTCCTGCTACCGGATACATGTGAGAGAGCTGTGAGCCGCTGTTTCCCCTCATTCAAATACATCACGGCTTCCAGTGAGATGGACCAGCAGGGAAAAGATGGCTTGAGCTCCAAGCTGGATGTGGACTGTAATTGCTGCAGTTCTTGTCGGGACATATCAGATCTTCTAGAGCTGGCCATGGAGGTATCAGAGATGTGCTATCGCTGA